From the genome of Paraburkholderia aromaticivorans, one region includes:
- the ptsP gene encoding phosphoenolpyruvate--protein phosphotransferase, whose product MSHSEGHIVLLAPMTGPVVPLANVPDPVFSGGMFGDGIGIDPLEGRLVAPCDGTVTHLARTGHAVTLATAEGVEILLHIGIDTVALNGKGFAPMVAQGAHVRAGQVLIEFDQDQVALKAPSLVSVVAIANSDAFEIVERVQGGLLKAGETPLLVLRARSGAAAEASRQAGATNVTEEARQQVTLVHAGGLHARPAARAREAARGFDARVEVRYEGRKAAIESVVGLLGLGAGEGATVELLGVGAQAKAAIEAIAHELTREAHGEAEEKPARESSPAPQAVARPAGEALDPNTLAGVCAAPGIAVGKLVRWDDADIDPPEKASGTSAAESRLLDKAIATVDADLGTTVRDASQRGAVGEAGIFAVHRVLLEDPTLLDAARDLISLGKSAGFAWREAIRAQIAILTNIEDALLAERAADLRDIEKRVLRALGYTNAAARTLPEEAVLAAEEFTPSDLSTLDRSRVTALVMARGGATSHAAILARQAGIPALVAVGDALHAIPEGTQVVLNATTGRLEFAPTALDVERARLERSRLAGVREANRRTSQQAAVTSDGRAIEVAANIATLDDAKTAVENGADSVGLLRTELLFIHRAAAPTTDEHRQSYQAIVDALSGRTAIIRTLDVGADKEVDYLTLPPEPNPALGLRGIRLAQVRPDLLDDQLRGLLAVQPFGAVRILLPMVTDVGELIRIRKRIDEFSRESGRTEPIEVGVMIEVPSAALLADQLAQHADFLSIGTNDLTQYTLAMDRCQADLAAQADGLHPAVLRLIAATVQGAGKHGKWVGVCGALAGDPLAMPLLVGLGVTELSVDPVSVPGIKARVRRLDYQLCRQRAQDALALESAQAVRAASRETWPLD is encoded by the coding sequence ATGAGCCATTCTGAAGGCCATATTGTTTTACTCGCGCCCATGACCGGTCCGGTCGTGCCGCTCGCGAACGTGCCCGACCCTGTGTTTTCGGGCGGCATGTTCGGCGACGGCATCGGCATCGATCCGCTCGAGGGCCGCCTCGTCGCGCCGTGCGACGGCACCGTGACGCATCTCGCGCGCACCGGTCACGCGGTGACGCTGGCCACCGCCGAGGGCGTCGAGATTCTGCTGCACATCGGTATCGATACGGTCGCGCTGAATGGCAAGGGCTTTGCGCCGATGGTCGCGCAAGGCGCCCATGTGCGCGCCGGCCAGGTGCTGATCGAGTTCGATCAGGATCAGGTCGCGCTGAAGGCGCCGAGCCTCGTGTCGGTGGTCGCGATTGCCAATTCCGACGCGTTCGAGATCGTCGAGCGTGTGCAAGGCGGCCTGCTGAAGGCGGGCGAAACGCCGCTGCTGGTGCTGCGCGCGCGCAGCGGCGCGGCGGCCGAGGCGTCGCGCCAGGCCGGGGCGACGAACGTGACGGAAGAAGCCCGTCAGCAGGTCACGCTGGTCCACGCGGGTGGCCTGCATGCGCGTCCGGCGGCGCGTGCCCGTGAAGCCGCGCGCGGTTTCGATGCGCGCGTCGAAGTGCGCTACGAAGGGCGCAAGGCGGCGATCGAAAGCGTGGTCGGTTTGCTCGGACTCGGCGCGGGTGAAGGCGCGACTGTGGAATTGCTCGGCGTCGGTGCGCAAGCCAAGGCCGCGATCGAAGCCATCGCTCACGAACTGACGCGCGAAGCACATGGCGAAGCCGAAGAAAAACCCGCGCGCGAAAGCTCGCCTGCGCCGCAAGCCGTGGCGCGTCCGGCAGGCGAAGCGCTCGACCCGAATACGCTCGCCGGTGTCTGCGCCGCGCCGGGCATCGCGGTCGGCAAGCTGGTGCGCTGGGACGACGCGGACATCGATCCGCCGGAGAAGGCGAGCGGCACCTCCGCTGCGGAGAGCCGCCTGCTCGACAAGGCGATTGCGACTGTCGACGCGGACCTCGGCACGACCGTGCGCGACGCATCGCAGCGCGGCGCGGTCGGCGAAGCGGGCATTTTCGCGGTGCACCGCGTGTTGCTCGAAGATCCCACGCTGCTCGACGCCGCGCGCGATCTCATCAGCCTCGGCAAGAGCGCCGGTTTTGCATGGCGCGAAGCGATCCGTGCGCAGATCGCCATCCTGACGAATATCGAAGACGCGTTGCTCGCGGAACGTGCCGCCGATCTGCGCGACATCGAAAAGCGCGTGCTGCGCGCGCTGGGTTACACGAATGCCGCGGCGCGCACGTTGCCGGAAGAAGCCGTGCTCGCGGCGGAAGAATTCACGCCGTCCGATCTGTCGACGCTGGATCGCTCGCGCGTTACCGCACTCGTGATGGCGCGCGGCGGCGCGACCTCGCACGCGGCGATTCTCGCGCGTCAGGCGGGCATTCCCGCGCTGGTGGCAGTCGGCGACGCGTTGCACGCGATTCCCGAGGGCACGCAAGTGGTGCTGAACGCCACGACCGGTCGCCTCGAATTCGCACCGACCGCACTCGACGTCGAACGCGCGCGGCTGGAGCGCTCGCGTCTTGCCGGTGTGCGCGAAGCCAATCGCCGCACCTCGCAGCAAGCCGCGGTCACGTCCGACGGCCGCGCGATCGAAGTGGCCGCGAACATCGCCACGCTCGATGACGCGAAGACCGCCGTCGAAAACGGCGCCGATTCCGTCGGCCTGTTGCGCACCGAGCTGCTGTTCATCCACCGCGCCGCGGCGCCGACCACGGACGAACATCGTCAGAGCTACCAGGCAATCGTCGACGCGTTGAGCGGCCGGACCGCGATCATCCGCACGCTGGATGTCGGCGCGGACAAGGAGGTCGATTACCTGACGCTGCCGCCCGAGCCGAATCCCGCGCTCGGCCTGCGCGGCATCCGCCTCGCGCAAGTCCGCCCGGATCTGCTCGACGATCAGCTGCGCGGCCTGCTCGCGGTGCAACCGTTCGGCGCCGTGCGCATTCTGCTGCCGATGGTGACCGACGTCGGCGAATTGATCCGCATCCGCAAGCGTATCGACGAATTCTCCCGCGAGTCGGGCCGCACGGAGCCGATCGAAGTCGGCGTGATGATCGAAGTGCCGTCGGCGGCGCTGCTTGCCGATCAACTGGCGCAACACGCGGACTTCCTCTCGATCGGCACCAACGATCTGACGCAGTACACGCTCGCCATGGACCGCTGCCAGGCCGACCTCGCGGCCCAGGCGGACGGCTTGCACCCGGCTGTGCTGCGCTTGATCGCCGCCACCGTGCAGGGCGCCGGCAAGCACGGCAAATGGGTCGGCGTATGCGGCGCGCTGGCGGGCGATCCGCTCGCGATGCCGCTGCTCGTCGGTCTCGGCGTGACCGAGCTTTCGGTGGACCCGGTGTCGGTGCCGGGCATCAAGGCGCGGGTGCGCCGCCTCGATTATCAGCTGTGCCGTCAACGCGCCCAGGATGCCCTGGCGCTCGAATCGGCGCAGGCGGTAAGAGCAGCAAGCCGCGAAACCTGGCCTTTGGACTGA
- a CDS encoding SIS domain-containing protein yields the protein MSNMLKEALASAETVAAQLTDTSCVEALAAKLAEQPRHVALTVARGSSDHAASYFASLTMSRLGVPVASLPMSVATLQQAPLQVRDQLALAFSQSGKSPDLVGTMEALRRAGALTVAAVNVSGSPLADACEFELPLVAGPELSVAATKSYVAMLSISAQLVAHWQKDADLLAALKTLPEALRAAGKLDWSNAVAELRGVERMIVIGRGLGLAIAQEAALKLKETSGIQAEAFSSAEVRHGPMELIDRDYPLLVFAPRGPEQAGLLQLARDMRARGARVLLAAPADVSEATLPLATTAHAALDPIAAILSFYVMAAGLAAARGRNPDAPRHLNKVTETH from the coding sequence TTGTCGAATATGCTTAAAGAGGCGCTGGCGTCCGCTGAAACGGTCGCCGCGCAACTCACGGATACCTCGTGCGTCGAGGCGTTGGCGGCGAAGCTTGCGGAGCAACCGCGCCATGTCGCGCTGACGGTCGCGCGCGGCAGCTCCGACCATGCGGCGAGTTACTTCGCGAGCCTGACGATGAGCCGCCTCGGCGTGCCGGTCGCCTCGCTGCCCATGTCGGTCGCGACGCTCCAGCAAGCGCCGCTGCAGGTGCGCGATCAGCTCGCGCTGGCGTTCTCGCAATCGGGCAAGAGCCCGGATCTGGTCGGCACCATGGAAGCGCTGCGCAGAGCGGGCGCATTGACAGTGGCCGCCGTGAATGTGTCGGGCTCACCCCTGGCCGACGCGTGCGAATTCGAGTTGCCGCTCGTTGCCGGCCCGGAATTGAGCGTCGCGGCCACCAAGAGCTACGTCGCGATGCTGTCGATTTCCGCGCAGCTCGTCGCGCATTGGCAGAAAGACGCCGACCTGCTTGCGGCGTTGAAGACGTTGCCCGAAGCACTGCGAGCCGCGGGCAAGCTCGACTGGTCGAATGCCGTGGCGGAATTGCGCGGCGTGGAGCGCATGATCGTGATCGGCCGCGGTCTGGGTCTTGCCATCGCGCAGGAAGCCGCGCTGAAACTGAAGGAAACCTCCGGCATTCAGGCCGAAGCGTTTTCGAGCGCGGAAGTGCGCCACGGTCCGATGGAACTGATCGACCGCGACTACCCGCTGCTGGTCTTCGCACCGCGCGGCCCGGAACAGGCCGGCTTGCTGCAACTTGCGCGCGACATGCGGGCGCGCGGCGCCCGCGTGCTGCTCGCGGCGCCGGCCGACGTGTCCGAAGCGACGCTGCCGCTCGCCACCACCGCTCATGCGGCGCTCGACCCGATCGCCGCCATCCTGTCCTTTTACGTGATGGCCGCCGGCCTTGCCGCCGCGCGCGGGCGCAATCCCGATGCGCCGCGCCATCTCAACAAAGTCACCGAAACTCACTGA
- the nagA gene encoding N-acetylglucosamine-6-phosphate deacetylase, protein MLTGNILTTDGWIHGTLEYENGRITALTGERVDPSTNHAPYILPGFIDLHVHGGGGSDVMEGGNAIETITRTHARYGTTSLLATTMTAPRDELMSVVADLGHNARIRTPGGARVLGVHLEGPYINPGKLGAQPDAAVSAVMDEVLKYLSIAPIRVVTLAPEIAGHMEIISEMAARGVRVQLGHSLGTYDDAVAALKHGACGFTHLFNAMSPLHHRNPGLVGAALAHAEFAEIIPDLLHVHPGAIRAALRAIPRLYVVTDSTSATGMPDGEYRLGSQHVTKCLGGVRLADGTLAGSTLTMDQALRNLVSIGLPIADVSNRLSRYAADYLGIEDRGRIARGAWADVVVFDRELALSATYVEGEAIVEYA, encoded by the coding sequence ATGCTGACCGGAAACATACTCACCACCGATGGGTGGATTCACGGCACGCTCGAATACGAAAACGGCCGCATCACGGCGCTCACCGGCGAACGCGTCGATCCGTCGACCAATCACGCGCCGTACATCCTGCCCGGCTTCATCGATCTGCACGTGCATGGCGGCGGCGGCTCCGACGTGATGGAAGGCGGCAATGCAATCGAAACCATCACCCGCACGCATGCGCGTTACGGCACGACGAGCCTGCTCGCCACCACCATGACCGCGCCGCGCGACGAACTGATGAGCGTCGTCGCGGACCTCGGCCACAACGCGCGGATTCGCACGCCCGGCGGCGCACGCGTGCTCGGCGTGCATCTGGAGGGGCCGTATATCAATCCCGGCAAGCTCGGCGCGCAACCGGACGCGGCGGTCTCGGCGGTGATGGACGAAGTGCTGAAGTATCTGTCCATCGCGCCGATTCGCGTGGTCACGCTGGCGCCGGAAATTGCCGGCCACATGGAGATCATCTCCGAGATGGCGGCGCGCGGTGTGCGCGTGCAACTGGGCCATTCGCTCGGCACCTACGACGATGCCGTCGCCGCGCTCAAGCACGGCGCCTGCGGCTTCACGCATCTATTCAACGCGATGTCGCCGCTGCACCATCGCAATCCCGGCCTCGTCGGCGCGGCGCTCGCGCACGCCGAGTTCGCCGAAATCATTCCCGATCTGCTGCACGTGCATCCCGGCGCGATCCGCGCGGCCCTGCGCGCGATTCCGCGTCTCTACGTGGTCACGGACAGCACCTCGGCCACCGGCATGCCCGACGGCGAATACCGCCTCGGCAGCCAGCATGTGACGAAGTGCCTCGGCGGCGTGCGTCTTGCCGACGGCACGCTCGCCGGCAGCACCCTGACGATGGATCAGGCGCTGCGCAATCTTGTGTCGATCGGCTTGCCGATCGCCGATGTGTCGAACCGTTTGTCGCGCTACGCCGCCGACTACCTGGGCATTGAAGACCGCGGCCGTATCGCGCGCGGTGCATGGGCCGACGTGGTCGTGTTCGATCGTGAACTGGCGTTGAGCGCGACTTACGTCGAAGGAGAAGCAATTGTCGAATATGCTTAA
- a CDS encoding GntR family transcriptional regulator: METRWSALMPDARNVTPLYLQLARNLATAIHCGVWSAGEALPSERTLSDAIGVSRITARKAIELLVEQGLIRRARGAGSFITPRVEDPLSRLTGFTKKMQQRGFRPDSVWLERDIRAANREELVHLGLSPGAAVTSLRRLRRADGIVMAVEHSALPAAIVPDPQAIGDSLYSYLEHRGAAVVRALQHFRAVNASSEIAALMDIEPRSALLVITRIGYSADQRAIELTDTYCRDDYYDFVAELRT; encoded by the coding sequence ATGGAAACTCGCTGGTCCGCACTGATGCCTGACGCCCGCAACGTCACGCCGCTCTATTTGCAGCTCGCGCGCAATCTCGCGACGGCGATCCACTGCGGCGTATGGTCCGCGGGTGAGGCGCTGCCCTCGGAGCGCACGCTCTCGGACGCCATTGGGGTGTCGCGCATCACGGCGCGCAAGGCAATCGAGCTGCTGGTCGAGCAAGGCCTGATCCGGCGTGCTCGCGGCGCGGGCAGTTTCATCACGCCGCGCGTCGAAGACCCGCTCTCGCGCCTCACCGGTTTTACGAAGAAGATGCAGCAGCGCGGGTTCCGGCCGGACTCGGTGTGGCTCGAGCGCGATATCCGCGCCGCCAACCGTGAAGAGCTGGTGCATCTCGGCCTGTCGCCCGGCGCGGCGGTGACGAGTCTGCGGCGCTTGCGGCGCGCGGACGGCATCGTCATGGCGGTCGAGCATTCGGCGCTGCCGGCCGCGATCGTGCCCGACCCGCAAGCCATCGGCGACTCGCTGTACAGCTATCTCGAACACCGCGGCGCGGCGGTCGTGCGTGCCTTGCAACACTTTCGCGCGGTCAACGCGTCGAGCGAGATCGCTGCGTTGATGGACATCGAACCACGCTCGGCACTGCTGGTCATTACCCGCATCGGCTATAGCGCCGACCAGCGCGCCATCGAGCTGACCGACACGTATTGCCGCGACGATTACTACGACTTCGTCGCCGAATTGCGCACCTGA
- a CDS encoding bifunctional helix-turn-helix transcriptional regulator/GNAT family N-acetyltransferase, whose product MRRAQAVRHFNRFYTQHIGALHEHLAKSAFSLTEVRVLHELHRGRAQTASVLGRALGLDSGYLSRLLTSFERRNLITRRPSDTDARQSLIALTDTGHAAYAPLDTAAIEEVSILLAGLSDLSQDQLIAAMKIIERLLGNEPKHELVMLRPPRAGDCGWLVHRQAQWFAAQYGWNQSFEGLLARVVADYTQRSDPVREMCWVADQEGMVVGSVCVVAVSTTVAGVRLLWVEPDVQRLGIGTQLLSECMRFARRAGYTKLTLTTASSLEQPRRLCERAGFRLASAAPELRFGKDLTIERWELDL is encoded by the coding sequence CTGCGGCGCGCTCAGGCCGTCCGCCATTTCAACCGCTTCTACACCCAGCACATTGGCGCACTCCACGAGCATTTGGCAAAAAGCGCGTTCTCTCTGACCGAGGTACGCGTGCTGCACGAGCTCCATCGCGGACGTGCGCAAACGGCCTCGGTGCTCGGGCGCGCCCTCGGTCTCGACAGCGGTTATCTCAGCCGCCTGCTAACCAGTTTCGAACGACGCAATCTGATCACGCGCCGCCCGTCCGACACGGACGCGCGCCAGTCGCTGATCGCCCTCACGGACACCGGCCACGCGGCGTACGCGCCACTCGACACCGCGGCGATCGAAGAAGTGTCGATATTGCTCGCCGGCCTCTCGGACCTCTCCCAGGATCAGCTGATCGCCGCGATGAAAATCATCGAACGGCTGCTCGGGAACGAGCCGAAGCATGAACTCGTGATGCTCCGCCCACCGCGCGCGGGTGATTGCGGCTGGCTCGTGCATCGGCAGGCGCAGTGGTTTGCCGCGCAATACGGCTGGAATCAGTCGTTCGAAGGACTGCTCGCGCGGGTCGTCGCCGATTACACGCAACGCAGCGATCCGGTGCGGGAGATGTGCTGGGTCGCCGATCAGGAAGGCATGGTGGTCGGCTCGGTCTGCGTCGTCGCGGTGTCGACGACGGTGGCGGGGGTGCGGCTCCTGTGGGTCGAGCCGGATGTGCAGCGGCTGGGTATCGGCACCCAGTTGCTGAGCGAATGCATGCGCTTTGCGAGGCGCGCGGGCTACACGAAGCTCACGCTGACAACGGCGAGCTCGCTGGAACAACCGCGGCGCCTGTGCGAGCGCGCCGGTTTCAGGCTTGCCAGCGCGGCGCCTGAGCTCCGTTTTGGCAAGGACCTGACGATCGAGCGATGGGAGCTGGATCTGTAA
- a CDS encoding MetQ/NlpA family ABC transporter substrate-binding protein, with product MQRRNILKALSAVVASAAIVTSFGAHADDKAIKVGTISGPDAQIWEVVTKVAKREGLNVKVVEFNDYVQPNAALDAGDLDANSFQHQPYLDSQIKQRGYKIVSAGLTYISPLGIYSKKLKSLKDLPQGAKVAVPNDPSNENRALLLLQTQGVLKLKAGAGTNGNNATPLDVAENPKKIKLVELDAAQLPRSLSDVEAAAINTNFALAAGLQPTKDAIALEDVHSPYANLIAVRTQDKDKPWVKKLVAAYQSEDVRQFIKTQFKGSVVPSF from the coding sequence ATGCAGCGCAGAAACATCCTCAAAGCCCTCTCGGCAGTGGTCGCCAGCGCGGCGATCGTCACCAGCTTCGGCGCGCACGCCGACGACAAAGCAATCAAGGTCGGCACGATCAGCGGCCCGGACGCGCAGATCTGGGAAGTCGTCACGAAAGTGGCGAAGCGCGAAGGCCTGAACGTGAAGGTCGTCGAATTCAACGACTACGTGCAGCCGAATGCCGCACTCGACGCGGGCGATCTCGACGCGAACAGTTTCCAGCACCAGCCGTATCTGGATAGCCAGATCAAGCAGCGCGGCTACAAGATCGTCAGCGCCGGCCTCACGTACATTTCGCCGCTCGGCATCTACTCGAAGAAGCTGAAGTCGCTGAAGGACCTGCCGCAAGGCGCGAAGGTCGCAGTGCCGAACGACCCGTCGAACGAAAACCGCGCGCTGCTGTTGCTGCAAACGCAAGGCGTGCTCAAGCTGAAGGCCGGCGCGGGTACGAACGGCAACAATGCGACGCCGCTCGACGTGGCCGAGAATCCGAAGAAGATCAAGCTGGTCGAACTCGACGCCGCGCAACTGCCGCGCTCGCTGTCGGACGTCGAGGCCGCCGCGATCAACACGAACTTCGCGTTGGCCGCCGGCCTGCAGCCGACCAAAGATGCGATCGCGCTCGAAGACGTGCATAGCCCGTACGCGAATCTGATTGCCGTGCGCACGCAGGACAAGGACAAGCCGTGGGTCAAGAAGCTGGTTGCCGCGTATCAGTCGGAAGACGTGCGCCAGTTCATCAAGACGCAGTTCAAGGGTTCGGTGGTGCCGTCGTTCTAA
- a CDS encoding methyl-accepting chemotaxis protein: MSLNRKLWLSLALVWLGLLGVGLWSAVETRGTMLAERKAGMVNLVDAAQGIVNGYYALSQSGRMSAADAQREALARLAAMRYGESGYLFVMDSKPVVLMHPTLPQMTGKAVGDFKDPDGKLLYVAIVDAAKASGRGFAQYRGRLPHSETAVPKLSYVVRFAPWDWNITSGVFIKDIDTVYYETLLGHLAVVLVIGAIISLAMVLIIRNVRASLGGEPDQAARLAASIAQGDLTQAVSVRPHDKTSMMAAMHEMQNRLQRTIGEIRRSAESIASATQQIAAGNGDLSQRTEQQAASLQETAASMEELTATVKQNADNARQASGLAHNASEIATRGNDVVSRVIGTMGEINDSSRQIADIIGVIEGIAFQTNILALNAAVEAARAGEEGRGFAVVAGEVRSLAQRSGTAAKEIKQLISASVERVHNGSALVQQAGTTMGEILQAVQRVTDIMGEIAAASEEQSSGISQVGRAVTQMDEVTQQNAALVEQAAAAAASLQDQAARLRDSVSAFRVNGAEGASPSSAAVAARRVTAAAQAAAVREVGAVAQAAPASPRAQPKLPALADGAAAPVGATHAAGASAKPVAAPRAAAETVKATRPDDDWTTF; the protein is encoded by the coding sequence ATGAGTTTGAATCGCAAACTATGGCTGTCGCTCGCGCTCGTCTGGCTAGGACTGCTGGGTGTCGGGCTGTGGAGCGCGGTGGAAACGCGCGGCACCATGCTGGCCGAGCGCAAGGCCGGCATGGTGAATCTGGTCGATGCGGCGCAAGGCATCGTCAACGGCTATTACGCGCTCTCGCAAAGCGGCAGGATGAGCGCGGCGGATGCGCAGCGCGAAGCGCTCGCCCGTCTCGCGGCCATGCGCTACGGCGAGTCCGGCTATCTGTTCGTGATGGATTCGAAGCCGGTCGTGCTGATGCATCCCACGCTGCCGCAAATGACCGGCAAGGCCGTCGGCGACTTCAAGGATCCGGACGGCAAGCTGCTGTACGTGGCGATCGTCGACGCGGCCAAGGCAAGCGGACGCGGCTTCGCGCAGTATCGCGGGCGTCTGCCGCACAGCGAAACCGCCGTGCCGAAACTCAGCTACGTGGTGCGTTTCGCGCCTTGGGACTGGAACATCACGAGCGGCGTGTTCATCAAGGACATCGACACGGTGTACTACGAAACGTTGCTCGGCCACCTTGCCGTCGTGCTGGTGATCGGCGCGATCATCTCGCTGGCGATGGTGCTCATCATCCGCAACGTGCGCGCGAGTCTCGGCGGCGAACCGGATCAAGCGGCACGGCTCGCGGCAAGTATCGCGCAGGGCGATCTGACGCAAGCGGTCAGCGTTCGTCCGCACGACAAGACCAGCATGATGGCGGCCATGCATGAGATGCAGAACCGTTTGCAGCGAACCATCGGCGAGATTCGTCGCTCGGCGGAATCCATCGCGTCGGCTACGCAGCAGATTGCGGCGGGTAACGGCGATCTGTCGCAGCGCACCGAGCAGCAGGCCGCTTCGCTGCAAGAGACGGCGGCGAGCATGGAAGAGCTCACCGCGACGGTCAAGCAGAACGCCGACAACGCGCGGCAGGCGAGCGGACTCGCGCATAACGCGTCTGAAATCGCGACGCGCGGCAACGACGTGGTGAGCCGCGTGATCGGTACGATGGGCGAGATCAACGACAGTTCGCGGCAGATTGCCGACATCATCGGCGTGATCGAAGGCATCGCTTTCCAGACCAACATTCTTGCATTGAACGCAGCCGTGGAAGCGGCGCGCGCCGGTGAAGAGGGCCGCGGTTTCGCGGTCGTCGCGGGCGAGGTGCGCAGCCTCGCGCAGCGCTCGGGAACGGCGGCCAAGGAGATCAAGCAGTTGATCAGCGCGTCCGTCGAGCGCGTGCACAATGGCTCGGCTCTGGTGCAGCAGGCCGGCACGACGATGGGCGAGATTCTGCAAGCCGTGCAGCGTGTGACCGACATCATGGGCGAGATCGCGGCGGCATCCGAAGAGCAGAGCAGCGGCATTTCCCAGGTCGGGCGCGCCGTCACGCAGATGGACGAAGTGACGCAGCAAAACGCGGCGCTGGTCGAGCAGGCGGCGGCTGCGGCGGCTTCGTTGCAGGATCAGGCGGCGCGTTTGCGTGACTCGGTGAGCGCGTTTCGCGTGAACGGCGCGGAAGGTGCTTCGCCAAGTTCGGCTGCAGTGGCGGCGCGCAGAGTGACGGCTGCCGCGCAAGCCGCGGCCGTGCGCGAAGTCGGCGCGGTTGCGCAAGCGGCACCGGCATCGCCGCGAGCGCAACCGAAGCTGCCCGCACTCGCCGACGGGGCCGCGGCGCCGGTCGGCGCAACGCACGCGGCCGGCGCGAGCGCAAAGCCGGTTGCTGCGCCGCGTGCCGCGGCCGAAACAGTCAAGGCCACCCGGCCCGACGACGACTGGACCACCTTCTGA
- a CDS encoding YciI family protein translates to MYVIDLIYTALLERIDDALEAHRAFLARQFEAGVFVAAGPKVPRNGGIILAVRIERDKLDAILASDPFAQQNLARYEVTEFKTTRLAPGLNLPIPA, encoded by the coding sequence ATGTACGTCATCGACCTCATCTACACCGCATTGCTCGAACGCATCGACGACGCGCTGGAAGCACATCGCGCGTTTCTGGCGCGACAGTTTGAAGCAGGCGTGTTCGTCGCCGCCGGACCGAAAGTGCCGCGCAACGGCGGCATCATCCTGGCGGTGCGGATCGAGCGCGATAAGCTGGATGCGATTCTCGCCAGCGACCCGTTCGCGCAACAGAACCTAGCGCGTTACGAGGTGACGGAGTTCAAGACGACGCGGCTTGCGCCGGGGTTGAACCTGCCGATTCCGGCTTGA
- a CDS encoding SCO family protein: MLNNRFARTARAAVIACALGGALLVTGCGKQAPAFQNLDITGNTQFGSNFSLPDTSGQIRTMADYKGKVVVLFFGYTHCPDVCPTTMAELSQALQQLGPEDAKRVQVLFVTVDPERDTPALLAQYVPAFNPTFVGLRPADQAQLTRITKDFRVYYAKVPGKTPDSYTMDHTAASYVFDTDGKLRLFARDGQGATPWVHDIKLLLD, translated from the coding sequence ATGCTCAATAACCGCTTCGCGCGTACGGCGCGCGCTGCCGTGATAGCTTGCGCGCTTGGTGGCGCCTTGCTGGTGACGGGCTGCGGCAAGCAGGCGCCGGCGTTTCAGAATCTCGACATCACCGGCAATACGCAATTCGGGAGCAACTTCTCGTTGCCCGACACGTCCGGCCAGATCCGCACCATGGCGGACTACAAGGGCAAGGTGGTGGTGCTGTTCTTCGGCTATACGCATTGTCCGGACGTTTGCCCGACCACCATGGCCGAACTGTCGCAGGCATTGCAGCAACTCGGCCCCGAAGACGCGAAGCGCGTGCAGGTGCTGTTCGTCACCGTCGACCCCGAGCGTGATACGCCGGCTCTGCTCGCGCAATATGTGCCGGCGTTCAACCCGACGTTCGTCGGCTTGCGTCCGGCCGATCAGGCGCAACTCACCAGGATCACGAAAGACTTCCGCGTCTACTACGCGAAGGTGCCGGGCAAAACGCCCGACAGCTACACGATGGATCACACGGCAGCGAGCTATGTGTTCGACACGGACGGCAAGCTGCGTCTGTTCGCGCGTGACGGTCAGGGCGCAACGCCGTGGGTGCACGATATCAAGCTGCTGCTGGACTGA